A genomic segment from Amycolatopsis camponoti encodes:
- a CDS encoding molybdopterin-dependent oxidoreductase produces MTGEWHRTACSLCYLNCGLEVQLDGRKITRVRGDKAHPRSAGYLCQKAQRLTWYGDHDDRLTTPLRRRPDGTHEPIDWETALTEIAAKLHAIRDADTAAGRPGSFAYVGGGGQGNHSGGAYGASLLKWMNSTRHFNALSQEKTGDFWVNGQLFGSPLVHTAEDVEHCDLLVVLGCNPWQAHGFSNARHALNTIKNDPARKMIVIDPRRTETAEIADLHLPLRPGTDAYLLGAILALVLERGGADEEFLATRTEGFAEVAAVLGKIPVDEWIAHAEVSRVDVEKAVDLILAASAMTVRVELGIQQGRHSTLNSYLEKLVYLVTGHFGRRGTNNLHSWLLPLWGSSSGRRSEVTGFEYIGGLLPANTLAEEILTDHPNRVRALWVESSNPANTYAGTREVERAVREAELSVVVDVAYTETAALAEYVLPAASQHEKWEFTLFTFEWPTNYFQLRPPLLDPLPGTLVEAEIYTRLFDALGVLPPSDVLASLAAGPRAELQAGIGALVQAMPERSAILPVLLYRTLGASLPGGAASIAPLWAGCHRAAKTMTVPVQRALGSSATGLSLGEELFARVLAGPTPFSTHEQDEVWSLMRRSRVRLAVPELLDWLGSLDPAAERPDPAFPFSLINGQRRAHNANQILRDPRWRRTDPDGALRARPEELAAAGASAGDWVAVVTPAGRVVVRAEADPALRPGQLSLPHGYGMAHPDAHGNRVVSGPRINLLTDALDRDPIAGTPHHKDVPARLEPATEEERARAEADSARVRETVASGRS; encoded by the coding sequence ATGACCGGCGAGTGGCACCGCACCGCGTGCAGCCTCTGCTACCTCAACTGCGGGCTGGAAGTGCAGCTCGACGGGCGCAAGATCACCCGCGTCCGCGGCGACAAGGCGCACCCCCGCTCGGCCGGGTACCTGTGCCAGAAGGCGCAGCGCCTGACCTGGTACGGCGACCACGACGACCGGCTGACGACCCCGCTGCGCCGGCGTCCCGACGGCACCCACGAGCCCATCGACTGGGAGACCGCGCTCACCGAGATCGCCGCGAAGCTGCACGCGATCCGGGACGCCGACACCGCGGCCGGCCGGCCGGGCTCGTTCGCCTACGTCGGCGGCGGTGGCCAGGGCAACCACTCCGGCGGCGCGTACGGCGCGTCGCTGCTGAAGTGGATGAACTCGACGCGCCACTTCAACGCGCTGTCGCAGGAGAAGACCGGCGACTTCTGGGTCAACGGGCAGCTGTTCGGCTCGCCGCTCGTGCACACCGCCGAGGACGTCGAGCACTGCGACCTGCTGGTCGTGCTCGGCTGCAACCCCTGGCAGGCGCACGGGTTCAGCAACGCGCGGCACGCCCTCAACACGATCAAGAACGACCCCGCGCGCAAGATGATCGTGATCGACCCGCGGCGCACCGAGACGGCGGAGATCGCCGACCTGCACCTGCCGCTGCGCCCGGGTACCGACGCCTACCTGCTGGGCGCGATCCTGGCGCTGGTGCTGGAACGCGGCGGCGCGGACGAGGAGTTCCTCGCCACGCGCACCGAAGGCTTCGCCGAGGTCGCGGCGGTACTGGGGAAGATCCCGGTGGACGAGTGGATCGCGCACGCCGAAGTGTCCCGTGTGGACGTCGAGAAGGCGGTCGACCTGATCCTGGCGGCGTCGGCGATGACCGTGCGGGTCGAGCTGGGCATCCAGCAGGGCAGGCACTCGACGCTCAACAGCTACCTCGAGAAGCTCGTGTACCTGGTCACCGGGCACTTCGGCCGTCGTGGCACGAACAACCTGCACTCGTGGCTGCTGCCGCTGTGGGGATCTTCGAGCGGCCGCCGGTCCGAGGTGACGGGGTTCGAGTACATCGGCGGCCTGCTGCCGGCGAACACCCTGGCCGAGGAGATCCTCACCGACCACCCGAACCGCGTCCGCGCGCTGTGGGTCGAGTCGTCCAACCCGGCCAACACCTACGCGGGTACGCGGGAGGTCGAACGGGCGGTGCGGGAGGCCGAGCTGTCCGTGGTCGTCGACGTCGCCTACACCGAGACGGCCGCGCTGGCGGAGTACGTGCTGCCCGCGGCGTCCCAGCACGAGAAGTGGGAGTTCACGCTCTTCACCTTCGAATGGCCGACGAACTACTTCCAGCTGCGGCCGCCGTTGCTGGACCCGCTGCCGGGCACGCTCGTCGAAGCCGAGATCTACACGCGGCTGTTCGACGCGCTGGGCGTGCTGCCGCCGTCCGACGTCCTCGCGTCGCTGGCCGCCGGGCCGCGTGCGGAGCTGCAGGCGGGGATCGGGGCGCTGGTGCAGGCGATGCCGGAGCGGTCCGCGATCCTGCCGGTGCTGCTGTACCGGACGCTGGGCGCGTCGCTGCCCGGCGGCGCGGCGTCGATCGCGCCGCTGTGGGCCGGGTGTCACCGGGCGGCGAAGACGATGACCGTGCCGGTGCAACGCGCTTTGGGCAGTTCCGCCACGGGTCTCTCGCTCGGTGAGGAGTTGTTCGCCCGCGTGCTGGCCGGTCCGACGCCGTTTTCGACCCACGAGCAGGACGAGGTGTGGAGCCTGATGCGCCGCTCGCGGGTCCGGTTGGCGGTACCGGAGCTGCTGGACTGGCTCGGCTCTTTGGACCCGGCGGCCGAACGTCCGGATCCGGCGTTCCCGTTCTCCCTGATCAACGGCCAGCGCCGGGCGCACAACGCGAACCAGATCCTGCGCGACCCGCGCTGGCGCCGCACGGATCCCGACGGTGCGCTGCGCGCGCGTCCCGAAGAGCTGGCCGCGGCCGGCGCTTCGGCGGGGGACTGGGTGGCGGTGGTGACGCCGGCGGGCCGGGTGGTCGTCCGCGCCGAGGCCGACCCGGCGCTGCGCCCGGGGCAGCTTTCCCTGCCGCACGGCTACGGCATGGCCCACCCGGACGCGCACGGCAACCGCGTGGTCAGCGGCCCGCGGATCAACTTGCTGACCGACGCGCTGGACCGCGACCCGATCGCGGGCACCCCGCACCACAAGGACGTCCCGGCCCGCCTGGAGCCGGCGACCGAGGAGGAACGAGCCCGCGCGGAAGCCGACAGCGCGCGCGTCCGCGAGACCGTCGCGAGTGGACGGTCTTAG
- a CDS encoding dihydrofolate reductase family protein, with the protein MRKIVSNLFISLDGVVEAPDKWSLRYWNDEIGQAVGGGMAAADAMLLGRVTYEGFAEAWPGRTVEDDEGAEFMNNVRKYVLSSTLSDVSWNNSTLLSGDPGAAVRALKVSPGGDIMTSGSTTAVRWLLSEGLVDELNLLLYPIVVGRGKRLFPAEGPTFPLVLKKSSTFGNGVVQLTYVPA; encoded by the coding sequence GTGCGCAAGATCGTTTCGAACCTGTTCATCTCGCTCGACGGCGTGGTCGAGGCGCCCGACAAGTGGTCTCTCCGGTACTGGAACGACGAAATCGGCCAGGCCGTCGGCGGCGGGATGGCGGCGGCCGACGCGATGCTGCTCGGGCGCGTCACCTACGAAGGGTTCGCCGAGGCGTGGCCCGGCCGGACCGTCGAGGACGACGAGGGTGCCGAGTTCATGAACAACGTACGCAAGTACGTGCTCTCGTCCACGTTGTCCGATGTGAGCTGGAACAACTCGACGCTGCTGAGCGGCGACCCGGGCGCGGCCGTCCGGGCGCTGAAGGTTTCGCCCGGTGGCGACATCATGACCAGCGGCAGCACGACGGCGGTGCGCTGGCTGCTGTCGGAGGGCCTGGTCGACGAGCTGAACCTGCTGCTGTACCCGATCGTCGTGGGCCGGGGGAAACGGCTGTTCCCCGCCGAAGGGCCGACGTTTCCGCTGGTGTTGAAGAAGTCGTCCACGTTCGGCAACGGCGTCGTCCAGCTGACCTACGTCCCGGCGTGA
- a CDS encoding epoxide hydrolase family protein: protein MSTPFRIDVPQEALDDLGARLRATRWPEAGPDDWSQGTPLGYLRSLCDYWASGYDWRSLEARVNRFPQYRTEIDGLGIHYLHVRSPDPAALPLILTHGWPGSFVEFLKVIEPLSREFHLVIPSLPGYGFSDKPTSPGWGIERIAAAWAALMAGLGYSRYGAQGGDWGTSITTSLAQRDAAHLAGIHLNPPIAAPDPATFDDLTPAERAALSALDHASRWEDGYSVLQSTRPQTVGYGLLDSPAGLCGWLVEKFHAWSDGFPFTRDELLDDVTLYWLTGTATSSARLYWESIRKVQRWFSESTDDTVDVPTGCSIFPAEMPRPSRRWAEKRYTDIRHWNELPRGGHFAAYEQPELFADEVRTFFRLVR, encoded by the coding sequence GTGAGCACGCCGTTCCGGATCGACGTCCCCCAGGAGGCGCTCGACGACCTGGGGGCGCGACTGCGGGCGACGCGCTGGCCCGAGGCCGGGCCGGACGACTGGAGCCAGGGCACGCCGCTGGGATATCTGCGTTCTCTGTGCGACTACTGGGCTTCCGGCTACGACTGGCGGTCCCTGGAGGCGCGGGTGAACCGTTTTCCGCAGTACCGCACGGAAATCGACGGTCTGGGGATCCACTACCTGCACGTGCGTTCGCCGGATCCCGCCGCACTCCCGCTGATCCTGACGCACGGCTGGCCCGGCTCGTTCGTCGAGTTCCTGAAGGTGATCGAGCCGCTGTCCCGCGAGTTCCACCTGGTGATCCCGTCGCTGCCGGGCTACGGCTTCAGCGACAAGCCGACGTCGCCGGGCTGGGGGATCGAGCGCATCGCGGCGGCGTGGGCCGCGCTGATGGCCGGCCTCGGCTACTCCCGCTACGGCGCCCAGGGCGGCGACTGGGGGACGTCGATCACGACATCGCTGGCCCAGCGGGACGCGGCCCATCTGGCGGGCATCCACCTGAACCCGCCGATCGCGGCCCCCGACCCGGCGACGTTCGACGACCTGACTCCCGCCGAGCGGGCCGCGCTTTCGGCGTTGGACCACGCTTCGCGGTGGGAGGACGGCTACTCGGTGCTGCAGTCGACCCGCCCGCAGACGGTGGGGTACGGCTTGCTGGACTCCCCGGCGGGCCTGTGCGGCTGGCTGGTGGAGAAGTTCCACGCGTGGTCCGACGGCTTCCCGTTCACCCGCGACGAGCTCCTCGACGACGTGACGCTGTATTGGCTGACCGGCACGGCGACGTCGTCGGCGCGGTTGTACTGGGAGAGCATCCGGAAGGTCCAGCGGTGGTTCTCGGAGTCGACGGACGACACGGTGGACGTGCCGACGGGCTGTTCGATCTTCCCGGCGGAGATGCCCCGGCCGTCACGCCGGTGGGCGGAGAAGCGGTACACGGACATCCGGCATTGGAACGAGCTGCCGCGGGGCGGCCACTTCGCGGCTTACGAGCAGCCTGAGCTTTTCGCGGACGAGGTGCGGACGTTCTTCCGCCTGGTCCGCTAA
- a CDS encoding AMP-binding protein, whose protein sequence is MFFDLGVRDFLDRAETVYPDRVAVVDEPDQPAPSWGSLTYREVARRARAQAANLDALGVPVGGRVAMVSHNAARLLVSFFGVSAWGRVLVPVNFRLAPAEVKYIVEHSGAEVLIVDPELEHLLDTVTAKHVFVLGRDDDAIWGGDGTPAPWAGNESATATINYTSGTTARPKGVQLTQRNLWLNAAVFGLHTTLSDDDVLLHTLPMFHCNGWGMPYAVTGLGGRHIVLRKVDGTEILRRIEEHGVTILCAAPAVVTAALDGAATWEGEIPGRDRVRIVVAGAPPPTRTIERVRAELGWEFIQIYGLTETAPLLTVNRMRSEWVDLDPHEQARLLGRAGTPALGVRIAVDTDGEVLAQSNHNLDGYWENPAETARVQEGNWFHTGDGGTFEDGYLTIADRKKDVIISGGENVSSIEVEDALISHPAVREAAVIGIPDEKWGELVTALVVTSSDVTSEELIKHCREYLAGYKCPKRVEFLDELPRTATGKIQKFKLREPFWQDRNRQVN, encoded by the coding sequence ATGTTCTTCGATCTGGGTGTCCGGGACTTCCTCGACCGCGCGGAAACGGTGTACCCGGACCGCGTCGCGGTGGTCGACGAGCCGGACCAGCCCGCGCCGAGCTGGGGTTCGCTCACCTACCGCGAGGTGGCGCGGCGGGCCCGCGCGCAGGCCGCCAACCTCGACGCGCTCGGCGTGCCGGTCGGCGGGCGCGTCGCGATGGTGTCGCACAACGCCGCGCGGCTGCTCGTGTCGTTCTTCGGGGTGTCCGCCTGGGGCCGGGTGCTGGTGCCGGTGAACTTCCGGCTGGCCCCGGCCGAGGTCAAGTACATCGTGGAGCACTCCGGGGCCGAGGTGCTGATCGTCGACCCCGAGCTCGAGCACCTGCTGGACACGGTGACGGCGAAGCACGTCTTCGTCCTGGGCCGCGACGACGACGCGATCTGGGGCGGCGACGGGACACCGGCGCCGTGGGCCGGCAACGAGTCCGCGACGGCGACCATCAACTACACCTCGGGCACGACCGCGCGGCCGAAGGGCGTGCAGCTCACCCAGCGCAACCTCTGGCTGAACGCGGCGGTGTTCGGCCTGCACACGACGTTGAGCGACGACGACGTCCTGCTGCACACGCTGCCGATGTTCCACTGCAACGGCTGGGGCATGCCGTACGCGGTGACCGGGCTGGGCGGGCGGCACATCGTGCTGCGGAAGGTCGACGGCACCGAGATCCTGCGGCGCATCGAGGAACACGGCGTGACCATCCTGTGCGCGGCGCCGGCGGTGGTCACGGCGGCGCTGGACGGCGCGGCGACGTGGGAGGGCGAGATCCCGGGCCGCGACCGCGTCCGGATCGTCGTGGCCGGCGCACCGCCGCCGACGCGCACGATCGAGCGGGTGCGGGCGGAGCTGGGCTGGGAGTTCATCCAGATCTACGGGCTCACCGAGACGGCGCCGCTGCTGACGGTCAACCGGATGCGCAGCGAGTGGGTGGACCTGGACCCGCACGAGCAGGCGCGCCTGCTGGGCCGCGCGGGGACGCCGGCGCTGGGCGTCCGGATCGCCGTCGACACGGACGGCGAGGTGCTCGCGCAGTCGAACCACAACCTGGACGGGTACTGGGAGAACCCGGCCGAGACCGCCCGGGTCCAGGAGGGGAACTGGTTCCACACGGGGGACGGCGGGACGTTCGAAGACGGGTACCTGACGATCGCGGACCGCAAGAAGGACGTGATCATCTCCGGCGGCGAGAACGTGTCGTCGATCGAGGTGGAGGACGCGCTGATCTCGCACCCGGCGGTCCGCGAGGCAGCGGTGATCGGCATCCCGGACGAGAAGTGGGGCGAGCTGGTGACGGCTCTGGTGGTCACTTCTTCGGACGTGACTTCGGAAGAGCTGATCAAGCACTGCCGGGAGTATTTGGCGGGGTACAAGTGCCCGAAGCGGGTGGAGTTCCTGGACGAGCTTCCCCGGACGGCGACCGGGAAGATCCAGAAGTTCAAGCTGCGGGAGCCGTTTTGGCAGGACCGGAACCGTCAGGTCAACTGA
- a CDS encoding nitroreductase/quinone reductase family protein, with translation MIQLTTTGARTGRKHRIPLGDLDIDGRLVVVASAMGSPRHPAWYHNIRHNPLVTVETGTETFDAMAALPPDRDALFAEVVAREPGFAEYQARTTRVLPVVELHRLDAVRRMGDWLVEVHDWLRAELRKLRDGEPHRLSTRCSGFCAALTRHHSGEGAAIFPMLATRFPALAPTLDELGEEHVVVARLQEEIQRLVDEETDPARLRTEFDRLASALDDHFAYEERTIVTALNALLPAPG, from the coding sequence TTGATCCAGCTCACCACGACCGGTGCCCGCACCGGCCGGAAGCACCGCATTCCCCTGGGGGACTTGGACATCGACGGCCGCCTGGTCGTCGTCGCCTCGGCGATGGGCTCGCCGAGGCACCCCGCCTGGTACCACAACATCCGCCACAACCCGCTGGTCACCGTGGAAACCGGCACCGAGACGTTCGACGCGATGGCCGCGCTCCCGCCGGACCGCGACGCGTTGTTCGCCGAGGTCGTCGCGCGCGAACCGGGGTTCGCGGAGTACCAGGCGAGGACGACCCGCGTGCTGCCGGTCGTCGAGCTGCACCGGCTCGATGCCGTGCGCCGCATGGGCGACTGGCTCGTCGAGGTGCACGACTGGCTGCGCGCCGAGCTGCGGAAGCTGCGCGACGGCGAGCCGCATCGCCTGAGCACCCGGTGCTCCGGCTTCTGCGCCGCCCTCACCCGGCACCACTCGGGGGAGGGCGCCGCGATCTTCCCCATGCTGGCCACGCGGTTCCCGGCGCTCGCGCCCACGCTGGACGAGCTGGGCGAGGAGCACGTCGTCGTCGCGCGGTTGCAGGAGGAGATCCAGCGGCTCGTCGACGAGGAAACCGATCCGGCCCGGCTGCGCACGGAGTTCGACCGGCTGGCGTCCGCTTTGGACGATCATTTCGCCTACGAGGAACGCACGATCGTCACCGCGCTCAACGCCCTCCTGCCCGCACCCGGCTGA
- a CDS encoding TIGR03620 family F420-dependent LLM class oxidoreductase has product MANVANLGTFGVFLSPHRDDATRKLHAVAADKLGYGTAWLGTGRASISDLAFVEDILASTERITVATAIVNVWADEPEALAESYHRLAGRYGKRLLLGIGVGHPESVTGYHSPYDTLVGFLDRLDAAGVPEEARVLAALGDRVLKLARDRTAGAHPYLVPVAHTRHARSVLGAGKILAPEQKVVVGSPEEAREIGRAFIREPYLGLRNYVNNLLRHGYTEADVAGGGSDRLIDDLALHGTPEEIAKGLRSHVDAGADHVAVQVIGRSAEIEAENHRQLAEVLL; this is encoded by the coding sequence ATGGCAAATGTAGCGAACCTCGGTACCTTCGGCGTGTTCCTGTCCCCGCACCGCGACGACGCGACCCGCAAGCTGCACGCCGTCGCGGCGGACAAGCTCGGCTACGGCACGGCCTGGCTCGGCACCGGCCGGGCCTCCATCAGCGACCTCGCGTTCGTCGAGGACATCCTGGCCTCGACCGAGCGGATCACCGTGGCGACGGCGATCGTGAACGTCTGGGCCGACGAGCCGGAGGCGCTCGCCGAGTCCTACCACCGGCTCGCGGGCCGGTACGGAAAGCGCTTGCTGCTCGGGATCGGCGTCGGCCACCCCGAGTCGGTCACCGGCTACCACAGCCCGTACGACACGCTCGTCGGCTTCCTCGACCGGCTCGACGCGGCCGGCGTGCCCGAAGAGGCCCGGGTGCTCGCCGCGCTCGGCGACCGGGTGCTGAAGCTGGCCCGGGACCGCACCGCGGGCGCGCACCCGTACCTCGTCCCGGTCGCGCACACGCGGCACGCCCGGTCGGTCCTGGGCGCGGGCAAGATCCTGGCCCCGGAGCAGAAGGTCGTCGTCGGCAGCCCCGAGGAGGCTCGCGAAATCGGCCGCGCCTTCATCCGCGAGCCCTACCTCGGGCTGCGCAACTACGTGAACAACCTGCTGCGCCACGGGTACACCGAGGCCGATGTCGCCGGGGGCGGCAGCGACCGGCTGATCGACGACCTCGCGCTGCACGGCACGCCGGAAGAGATCGCGAAGGGGCTACGGTCCCATGTGGACGCGGGCGCCGACCACGTGGCCGTCCAGGTCATCGGCCGGTCGGCCGAGATCGAGGCCGAGAACCACCGGCAGCTGGCCGAGGTCCTGCTCTGA
- a CDS encoding TetR/AcrR family transcriptional regulator, with product MAGRSSSTTSTRDRLLLAAGQLLHEAQGGPVSTRAICERAGVQAPTLYHHFGSKQGLLDAVVNYGFTQYVQAPAPGGDPVDRIRAGWDRHVGYGLENPQFYVLLYGQIEPGVPCNLTSSAEAMLLELFTPLARDGRLRVEAAEAARQFAAANSGVTLSLIAQPEESRDLAMSTQVREAVLAGLLAERPAEGSTVGALAVALSTALADDVDQLTTTERQLLREWLHRLSN from the coding sequence ATGGCCGGACGATCGAGCAGCACCACCAGCACCCGCGATCGCCTGCTGCTGGCCGCCGGGCAGCTCCTGCACGAAGCCCAAGGCGGGCCCGTGTCGACGCGGGCGATCTGCGAACGCGCCGGCGTCCAGGCCCCCACGCTGTACCACCACTTCGGCAGCAAGCAGGGCCTGCTCGACGCCGTCGTCAACTACGGCTTCACGCAGTACGTGCAGGCTCCCGCGCCCGGCGGCGACCCGGTGGACCGGATCCGCGCGGGCTGGGACCGGCACGTCGGGTACGGCCTGGAGAACCCGCAGTTCTACGTGCTGCTCTACGGCCAGATCGAGCCGGGCGTGCCGTGCAACCTCACCTCCAGCGCCGAGGCGATGCTGCTGGAGCTGTTCACGCCGCTGGCGCGCGACGGCCGGCTGCGCGTCGAGGCCGCGGAGGCCGCGCGGCAGTTCGCGGCGGCGAACAGCGGGGTCACGCTCAGCCTGATCGCGCAGCCGGAGGAGAGCCGTGACCTGGCGATGTCCACGCAGGTCAGGGAGGCCGTCCTGGCCGGGCTGCTCGCCGAGCGGCCGGCCGAAGGCTCGACCGTCGGCGCGCTCGCGGTCGCTTTGTCGACCGCACTCGCGGACGACGTCGACCAGCTGACCACGACCGAGCGGCAGCTGCTGCGGGAGTGGTTGCACCGCCTCTCGAACTGA
- a CDS encoding phosphotransferase enzyme family protein produces MAGSTANDRPFARLDRSGRTRRLRRLAEAALTGYDVPVARLTPLGRGLNTMFRVDGADGHRYVLRVQRADGPGTAQVRSEMAWLAALGRETDLVVPRPVPTRARGLVTVVADPAVPEPRTCVLCHWVDGRFVDERLSAPQLYAVGEFTARLHLHGARMNGLDRGRVDDLTEFGRSQVDGLSDAVLDRAVALAGGDERVRAAARRVRAVRAELGCGADVFGLVHGDLRQENYLFHRGRVRAIDFDDCGYGHYAYDLAVALDELKHLPQRDELRESLLDGYRSVRPDAATTDPAVLSAFAGLRRVQLRLRT; encoded by the coding sequence ATGGCCGGCTCCACGGCGAACGACCGGCCGTTCGCCCGCCTGGACCGCTCGGGCCGCACCCGGCGCCTGCGCCGGCTCGCCGAAGCCGCCCTGACCGGCTACGACGTGCCGGTGGCCCGGCTGACGCCGCTGGGCCGCGGGCTCAACACGATGTTCCGCGTCGACGGCGCGGACGGCCACCGGTACGTGCTGCGGGTGCAGCGGGCGGACGGCCCGGGCACCGCGCAGGTGCGGTCCGAAATGGCGTGGCTCGCCGCGCTGGGCCGCGAGACCGACCTCGTCGTCCCGCGGCCGGTGCCGACGCGGGCGCGGGGCCTGGTCACCGTGGTCGCCGACCCGGCGGTGCCGGAGCCGCGCACCTGCGTGCTCTGCCACTGGGTCGACGGCCGGTTCGTCGACGAACGGCTCAGCGCGCCGCAGCTCTACGCGGTGGGCGAGTTCACCGCGCGGCTGCACCTGCACGGCGCACGGATGAACGGTCTCGACCGCGGCCGCGTCGACGACCTGACCGAGTTCGGCCGCTCGCAGGTCGACGGCCTCTCCGACGCCGTGCTCGACCGGGCGGTCGCGCTGGCCGGTGGCGACGAACGGGTCCGCGCCGCCGCCCGGCGGGTGCGCGCGGTCCGCGCCGAGCTGGGGTGTGGCGCCGACGTCTTCGGCCTCGTCCACGGCGACCTGCGCCAGGAGAACTACCTGTTCCACCGCGGCCGCGTCCGGGCGATCGACTTCGACGACTGCGGGTACGGGCACTACGCGTACGACCTCGCCGTGGCGCTCGACGAGCTCAAGCACCTCCCGCAGCGGGACGAGCTGCGGGAGTCGCTCCTGGACGGCTACCGGTCGGTGCGCCCGGACGCGGCGACCACCGACCCCGCGGTGCTGAGCGCTTTCGCCGGGCTACGCCGGGTGCAACTGCGGCTGAGAACCTGA
- a CDS encoding pyridoxal phosphate-dependent aminotransferase, with product MTTRGLFQQSAAHSPSFFSVARAMGQHADDLADFCIPCNPYFPTDEMFGELERNLRTILKFYPSDAGAITAQLASVLRLNPSTISLANGSTELITWIDRLLVDASIAVPIPTFGRWTDQPLETGKRVDMFLLKESDNFELRVDEYVAFIKRRGSRVAVLCNPNNPDGGYLSRREVIRFMDALEDLDLVVIDESFIDFVEAEMNPSVAAEAVVRPNVIVLKSLGKNFGLHGIRFGYQVSNPALTRKLSGALPKWNLNSLAETVIFMLAEHRAEYEESLKKLALDRFMMNSQLNQFPELTVFPSQANFLLVKLPGSVDGAELCDYLLAEHHLLVRQCGNKIGMTSQFMRFGVRPDTEVERLVEGLRGVERLGGGGRHTPTIELVAHSREPERSIS from the coding sequence ATGACCACCAGAGGCCTTTTCCAGCAGAGTGCGGCGCACAGCCCGTCGTTCTTCTCCGTGGCGCGCGCGATGGGCCAGCACGCGGACGACCTCGCGGACTTCTGCATCCCCTGCAACCCGTACTTCCCCACCGACGAGATGTTCGGCGAGCTGGAGCGCAACCTCCGCACGATCCTCAAGTTCTACCCGAGCGACGCGGGCGCGATCACCGCGCAGCTGGCGAGCGTGCTGCGGCTCAACCCGTCGACGATCTCGCTGGCCAACGGCTCGACCGAGCTGATCACCTGGATCGACCGGCTGCTCGTCGACGCCAGCATCGCCGTGCCGATCCCGACGTTCGGCCGCTGGACCGACCAGCCGTTGGAGACCGGCAAGCGCGTCGACATGTTCCTGCTCAAGGAGTCCGACAACTTCGAGCTGCGCGTGGACGAGTACGTCGCGTTCATCAAGCGCCGCGGCTCCCGGGTCGCGGTGCTGTGCAACCCGAACAACCCCGACGGCGGGTACCTGTCGCGCCGCGAGGTGATCCGGTTCATGGACGCCCTCGAGGACCTCGACCTCGTGGTGATCGACGAGTCGTTCATCGACTTCGTCGAGGCCGAGATGAACCCGTCGGTGGCCGCCGAAGCCGTCGTGCGGCCCAACGTCATCGTGCTGAAGAGCCTCGGCAAGAACTTCGGGCTGCACGGGATCCGGTTCGGCTACCAGGTGTCGAACCCGGCCCTGACGCGCAAGCTGTCGGGCGCGCTGCCGAAGTGGAACCTGAACTCGCTGGCCGAGACCGTCATCTTCATGCTCGCCGAGCACCGCGCGGAGTACGAGGAGAGCCTCAAGAAGCTCGCTCTCGACCGGTTCATGATGAACTCGCAGCTGAACCAGTTCCCGGAGCTGACGGTGTTCCCCTCGCAGGCGAACTTCCTGCTCGTCAAGCTGCCCGGGTCGGTCGACGGCGCCGAACTCTGCGACTACCTGCTCGCCGAGCACCACCTGCTGGTGCGCCAGTGCGGCAACAAGATCGGCATGACCAGCCAGTTCATGCGCTTCGGGGTGCGGCCGGACACCGAGGTCGAGCGGCTGGTCGAGGGTCTGCGCGGGGTCGAGCGGCTGGGTGGCGGTGGCCGCCACACGCCGACGATCGAGCTCGTCGCGCACTCCCGCGAGCCGGAACGGTCGATCAGCTGA
- a CDS encoding YciI family protein — translation MYIALLTYTAPETEVDYALPDHSDWVRNQFTKGVFLVSGKGNGAADQVILTRSVLRGKLDAVLASDPFVVRRLARYEVIEFTATRTAQELLAINEAIAS, via the coding sequence ATGTACATCGCCCTGCTGACCTACACGGCACCCGAAACAGAAGTCGACTACGCGCTTCCGGACCATTCGGACTGGGTGCGCAACCAATTCACGAAGGGAGTATTCCTCGTTTCCGGAAAGGGGAACGGCGCGGCCGACCAGGTGATCCTCACGCGGTCGGTGCTGCGCGGCAAGCTCGACGCGGTGCTCGCCAGCGATCCGTTCGTCGTCCGCCGCCTCGCCCGCTACGAAGTCATCGAGTTCACCGCCACGCGCACCGCTCAGGAGCTGCTGGCGATCAACGAGGCCATCGCCTCCTGA